From Quercus lobata isolate SW786 chromosome 1, ValleyOak3.0 Primary Assembly, whole genome shotgun sequence, one genomic window encodes:
- the LOC115962294 gene encoding photosystem II 5 kDa protein, chloroplastic-like, with amino-acid sequence MASMTMTTSFLGGATSTVTKQHSSSSARRGLVVAKASEGEKTNLEFNNSKEERSSSGRRDLVFAAAAAAAFSVAKVALADEPKKGSPEARKKYAPICATMPTARICHNIK; translated from the coding sequence ATGGCTTCCATGACCATGACTACCTCATTCCTAGGTGGTGCAACCTCAACCGTGACCAAACAACACTCTTCTTCCTCAGCTCGCCGTGGCCTAGTTGTGGCCAAGGCCTCAGAAGGAGAAAAAACCAACTTGGAATTCAACAACAGCAAGGAAGAGAGAAGCAGTAGTGGGAGGAGGGACTTGGTctttgctgctgctgctgctgcagCATTCTCTGTTGCAAAGGTTGCTCTTGCTGATGAGCCAAAGAAAGGTTCCCCAGAAGCCAGGAAGAAGTATGCACCTATTTGTGCCACAATGCCTACTGCACGTATCTGTCACAATATCAAGTGA
- the LOC115975268 gene encoding sulfite reductase [ferredoxin], chloroplastic-like, giving the protein MTTSFGAANTVLLKDPKLQIPSFVHGGLLRPSSNSLALTTATRRRHTHLLSSSSSSSHVIRAVSTPARPGTATETKRSKVEIIKEQSNYIRYPLNEELLTDAPNINEAATQVIKFHGSYQQYNRDDRGARNYSFMLRTKNPCGKVSNRLYLTMDDLADQFGIGTLRLTTRQTFQLHGVLKKDLKTVMSTLIKNMGSTLGACGDLNRNVLAPAAPFTRKDYQFAQQTAENIAALLTPQSGFYYDVWVDGEQVMTAEPPEVVKARNDNSHGTNFPESAEPIYGTQFLPRKFKIAVTVPTDNSVDILTNDIGVVVVTDDEGEPQGFNIYVGGGMGRTHRLETTFPRLGEPLGFVPKEDILYAVKAIVVTQREHGRRDDRKYSRMKYLIDSWGIEKFRSVVEQYYGKKFESFRELPEWEFKSYLGWHEQGDGSLFCGLHVDNGRIKGKMKTTLREIIEKYDLSVRLTPNQNIILCDIRNSWKRPITTALAQAGLLHPRYVDPLNLTAMACPAFPLCPLAITEAERGIPDILKRVRATFEKVGLKYSESVVIRITGCPNGCARPYMAELGLVGDGPNSYQIWLGGNPSQTSLARAFMNKVKLQDLEKVLEPLFYNWKRRRQSKESFGDFTTRMGFEKLQELVDKWEGPVLAPSRYNLKLFADKETYEAVDQLAKLQNKNAHQLAMEVIRNFVASQQNGKGE; this is encoded by the exons ATGACGACGTCGTTTGGAGCTGCGAACACGGTTCTGCTAAAGGACCCGAAGCTTCAGATTCCGAGCTTCGTTCATGGCGGCCTTCTCAGGCCGTCTTCCAATTCGCTTGCTCTGACGACAGCAACAAGAAGACGACACACCCACCTGCTCTCCTCTTCCAGCTCTTCTTCTCATGTTATCAGAGCTGTCTCCACG CCAGCAAGGCCCGGCACTGCTACTGAAACTAAGCGTAGTAAGGTTGAAATTATCAAAGAACAAAGTAATTACATTAGGTACCCTCTTAATGAGGAATTGCTGACAGATGCTCCAAACATAAATGAGGCTGCCACACAAGTGATCAAGTTCCATGGGAGCTATCAACAGTACAACAGAGATGATCGTGGTGCAAGGAATTACTCATTTATGCTTCGTACTAAGAACCCTTGTGGAAAAGTGTCAAATAGACTCTACTTGACAATGGATGATCTTGCCGACCAATTTGGAATAGGAACACTTCGTTTGACCACCAGACAAACATTCCAGCTCCATGGAGTTCTGAAGAAGGACCTCAAGACGGTTATGAGTACCCTTATTAAAAACATGGGCTCAACTCTTGGTGCATGTGGTGATCTCAACAGGAATGTTCTTGCTCCTGCTGCTCCATTTACAAGAAAAGATTACCAATTTGCACAGCAAACTGCAGAGAATATTGCTGCACTCCTTACTCCTCAGTCTGGTTTCTACTATGATGTGTGGGTGGATGGGGAGCAAGTGATGACCGCAGAACCTCCTGAAGTAGTGAAGGCTCGCAATGATAATTCTCATGGAACGAATTTCCCTGAATCAGCTGAGCCTATATATGGAACTCAGTTCTTGCCAAGGAAATTCAAAATTGCAGTCACTGTACCTACAGACAACTCAGTTGATATTCTTACAAATGATattggtgttgttgttgttactgATGATGAAGGGGAACCTCAGGGATTCAACATATAT GTTGGTGGCGGTATGGGAAGAACACATAGGTTGGAGACCACTTTTCCACGTCTCGGAGAACCTTTGGGTTTTGTGCCAAAAGAGGATATATTGTATGCAGTGAAAGCTATTGTTGTTACACAACGAGAACATGGGAGAAGAGATGATCGGAAGTATAGTAGAATGAAATATTTGATAGACTCCTGGGGTATTGAAAAGTTTAGAAGTGTTGTTGAGCAATACtatggaaaaaaatttgagtcTTTTCGTGAATTGCCAGAGTGGGAATTTAAAAGTTACTTGGGATGGCATGAGCAG GGTGATGGCAGTTTATTTTGTGGGCTCCATGTTGATAATGGCCGTATTAAGGGGAAGATGAAGACGACATTAAGAGAGATAATAGAGAAGTATGATTTGAGTGTGCGGCTTACACCAAACCAGAACATCATCTTGTGTGATATTCGCAACTCATGGAAGCGTCCCATCACTACTGCCCTTGCTCAAGCTGGTCTTCTG CACCCAAGGTATGTAGACCCTCTCAACTTAACTGCAATGGCATGTCCAGCCTTCCCACTTTGCCCACTTGCAATAACTGAGGCTGAACGAGGAATACCTGACATACTTAAGCGGGTTCGAGCAACATTTGAGAAG GTTGGTCTCAAGTATAGTGAATCTGTGGTTATAAGGATAACTGGCTGCCCAAACGGTTGTGCTAGACCATACATGGCTGAACTTGGACTGGTTGGTGATGGTCCGAACAGCTATCAG ATCTGGCTTGGTGGAAACCCCAGTCAAACTTCATTAGCAAGAGCCTTCATGAATAAGGTTAAGCTTCAAGACCTTGAAAAAGTTTTGGAACCTTTGTTTTATAATTGGAAACGTAGAAGGCAATCTAAAGAATCATTTGGCGACTTCACAACCCGCATG GGATTTGAGAAACTTCAAGAGCTGGTTGACAAATGGGAAGGTCCAGTGTTGGCACCATCAAGGTACAACCTGAAGCTTTTTGCTGATAAGGAGACGTATGAAGCTGTGGACCAACTTGCAAAACTGCAGAACAAGAATGCTCATCAGTTAGCCATGGAAGTCATCCGAAATTTTGTTGCTTCCCAGCAAAATGGAAAGGGGGAATGA